The DNA region GGACTATACCCCTTTTTTTTAAGGGCTGCCCTCTGAAGCACGCCAAATTTATGCTGCTCATCTATCACGGAGAGGCCCAATCTCTGGAACTTTACCCCCTCCTCAAGGAGGGCATGAGTACCAACGATAATTCTTGCTCTTCCATTTGCTATATCATCAAGGATAGCGCTTTTTTCTCCCGGTTTTATGCTTCCCGTAAGAAGGGCTGACGGAATACCAAGTGTATCAAGGTATTTCTTAATGTTACGATAGTGCTGTTCAGCCAATATTCCTGTAGGCGCCATTATGACAGACTGATAGTCATTTTCTACAGCCATCAGCATAGCCCAAAGCGCCACTACTGTCTTTCCGCATCCCACATCTCCCTGAAGGAGTCTGTTCATAGGATGAGGCGCAGTCATATCCTCTTTGATTTCACTAATAACCCTCTGCTGTGCATCCGTAAGTTTGAATGGCAAAAGTGAATAGAGTTTCTCAGTCATTTGGTCATTAATTTCAAAAGAAGTACCGCTCTCTTTCAAAACAATACCCTTTTTCAAGGCAAGCCCTGCCTCGAGAAGGAAAAACTCTTCAAATACAAGTCTTTTGTAGGCCAGGGTCTCACCATTATTAAGACTATCCAAAGCTGAACCTTCAGGCGGAAAATGAACATCATTAATGGAATTATTCAATTCCGGAAGATTATACCTGACAAGAATCTCTGGTGAAAGCATTTCCGGGATATTTGTACTGTCGAGTACACCCTTGATTATAGCTCTAATAGTCTTTTGGGATAAACCATTAGTTACATGGTATACAGGCACAATCCTTCCTGTATGAATCAGATCATTATCTTCTGATCCTATGACCTCATATTCAGGCCCCTCCATACAGATGCCAGACCCGCGATAGTCGGATTTCACGTGACCACTGACTACTACTGTAGTCCCTTTCCTCAGGACATCTTTAAGAAATGACTGATTAAACCACTTGGCCGTTATGTAACCGGTCTCATCTCCAATGACGGCCTCAAATATTTTCTTCCGTTGCCTTGGTGTAACTACGACCATTGCAGACACTATCTTTCCCTGGACAGTTGTAAACCCAGGGTTACTCGATCTATACAATTCTTTAATTGAAGTAAGGTTCCCCCTGTCCTCATACCTGAAAGGGAAATAATAGAGAAGGTCCTCCACTGTAAACAGGCCCAATCTGTTGAAAAGTCTGACCCTTGCAGGACCGACCCCCTTTACATACTGTATATCACTATGAAATTCCATAAACAGGTCTTCCAAATAAAAAGTTGCATTATTACCGTATCTTATGATAGTATTACGAGTCTTTTTATTCAAGGTTTTATTGATCAGGAGGGATAAAGTGGCAAGAGAATGTAAAGTATGTGGTAAAGGCAGGCGTTCTGGGAACAATGTTAGTCACGCAAACAACAGGACAAAAAGGGTGTTTCATCCAAATCTTCAGAGGGTACGGGTAATTGTAAACAGTGCACCAAAATACATCATGGCATGTACCCGTTGTCTTAGATCAAACCGTGTGCAAAAGGCGGTATAGTTTAACGGCAGGCGATGGCTTCTATCTCAATACGAGCATCTTTGGGAAGGTTTGAAACTTCGACGGTAGATCTCGCCGGTGGATTATCCGAAAAATAACTCTTATAAATATTATTAACCCTGTCAAAATCTTCAAGCCTTTTCAGGAATAACGTGGTTTTTACTATATCTGTCAACTCCATCCCGGCAGCTTCAAGAATGACTTTAATATTGGATATGACCTGCACCACCTGATCTTCTATTGGACCATTTACTGTTTCGTTTGTAGCAGGATTGACAGGTATCTGACCGGATATGAATAGAAACTTCCCAAATTTAATTGCCTGAGAATATGGACCTATTGCAACAGGCGCCTTTTTTGCCGAAACAACCTTCTTGACATCATCACTCATCATTTTCACTTAACGCCTGCATTACCTCACCCTTTTCCAATGCCCGGTCCCTTAACATATCACGCTGTCTTTTAAAGATGTACTTGATGAGGGTCTCTCTGTCATCCTCTTTTATTGTCAGGAAATTTATGACTGTCTCAAAATAGTTTTTTTCATCAGGTATTAGATCCTCTGACATATCTCGTCTTATTACCTCGCCTGTTACAAAGATACTTGCAGGCGGGATAAAGGGGAGAACAATACATAAAATCATTAGCTGACCTGCCGTTGCAGGTGTATCCAGGTGAATTCTTATACCAGAGGCACTGATACAGACATCCTGTTCCTTTGGTATCTCAACTATGGTCCTGCATTCAGGCGCTACGGTCTCAATAAGAATATCCATCTTCCTGTGTAAATCAATAATATGATTTAGCAACTTTGTATGATTCTCTTCTAATTCCTCTGAGGGCAGCAGTTGCGGGTATTTATTCCAAATATAAGGGAAATATCTTTCAGGTCTGTTATTTTCTGCGATATCCTCTGCTGTAACAAACCTGTAGGCAAGCGGAATCTTATCTATGATCCTTACATTCTCTCTTCTGTCTATTGGCAGCATATTATATGTTAAAACACGAATGGTCCTAAAAATGAGTTGTCATGAGTAAATAAACGTCCACTCACCTCAATCCTGTTCCTGCCAGACTTCTTTGCATCATATAGGGCCTTGTCCGCCACGGAAATCATATCATCAACTGATTTGATTCCGGGACTAGGACAGCTTACAACACCAAAGCTTGCTGTCACCCTGATATTCTGCTCCTTAAAAAATACCGGTTGTTCTTCCAGAATTCTCTTAAGTCTTTTTGCGGCAAAAAATGCCTGTTCAACAGTTGTTTCCGGAAGGATAATTGCTATCTCATCTCCACCATAACGTGCAGGAACATCAATCTCTCTCAAACTCCTTATAAGCCTGTTTGAGATTTCATGTAATACAGCATCACCTGCCTGATGTCCATGCTGATCATTAATATGCTTGAAATTATCCACATCTATCATCAGGAGTGAAACAGGATTTTGATACCTCATGGTGCTCTTAAATGTTCTGGTAAGGCTCTCATAAAAATATCTGTTATTGAATAACCCGGTAAGGCTGTCAGTCGTTGCAAGTTCCTTTACTTCACGATGAATCTCTGAGTTCCTAAGTGCCAGCGCAAGGGTACTCACCAGCATAGATCCAAGATTATGCTCGTATCCTGTAAATTGTTTATCCATCTTCCTAATCAGGTGCAATGCTCCTATTCTCGTATCACCAATTTCGATTGGATAACACAACCTGCCTGACAACTTTGAATTAAAACCCAAGCTCTCAGTCTGATCAGTTTTAATGCAATTTATTTCAACCTTGTAATCATCATTATCATCGGTCTCAACAACCTTCTTTATTGTTTGCAAGACATACTTCTTTATCTCTTCAGTATCTGCTACATATAACTGCATTGTTGAGAATACCCATAACTTTTTTTGTTTGAATAGGACGACACAGAAAACATCGTGGGGCACTATATCCTGCATAATTGCAGCAGCGGAGGAAATGATTTTGTCGGAATCCAATGTACTTACTATTGCCTTACTCAGCTCATTTAAACAGCTTAAATCATCTCCCCATTTCTTCAAAGCATTCTTCTCTTCCAGAAGCTTCTTCTTTTGAATTCTTAATGCACTGTTTACCTTCTGAAGTTTCTTATATAGTTCCTGATCTATCTTTTTTTCCATATTGGCTTACATTATATGCACTAACTATGCCATTACCTGAAGTCATTGTTGCGGTACAGCAGATAATCATTTCTAATTGATTTTATTCAATAAAATTGAAACTACCACGAGCTGCGTCAAACAACAAATGCCAATTCGCCACTACTGTCGTCACATAATTGACGACTATTCGGCAGATTTGTCAACTCCCGGTGCAGTTTATGCCGCACGCCAATTTAATAAGAACCATAACCGATGCCCTGCTTCTCTATAAGCTGTGCAGTAATAGTGCCCACCTTAACCTTACTCTCCATCTTAACAGGCATCTTAACCTCGTCATCGGTAAACCAGATAAATACCTCTCCTTTATTGACAAATAATCCCTCAAATTTAATTAAGGTCTTAACTTTTAAAGTATCAAATGTGCCTGCTGGCACCACTACCTTCTCTTTATCCATAACAAGGAAAACCACTGTCCAGGTTTTCTTCCCGTCATGAACCTCAATGTTTACAGACTGCCCGGTCTGTAGTGGGATCGTCCGGAGAAAATATACCACTGATAACGGGTCATGAACACCGGAAGGTATTTTAGATATCTGTCTCTTGCCTCCGGATTTGTGGTTAATAAAAGTCGCCAGATTATCATCTCTGTTAAAAACTATCTCCTTGTCACTCCTGTATGATCCTTCCTGTTGTCTTGAACGGTATTTATAAGGCTGAAGGCTCTTGATGTCAACATATGACTCGACGACATCCTTTACGGGATAAAACAATGAAATAACTGAATTTGATTTTAACTCAGAACTTATTTTAAGAACGGATTTATTATCATAAACTGCATTACTAACTTCAAAAACTGAGGTGCCTCCATTCACACCATACCATGATACATCAAAAACCAGGCGTTCACCGGATGAAAATGGAATAGCTGAGGAGGAGGAAGAAAACGAAAGAGTTATGAATAAAAATATAACGATATAAGTCGTTATAGATTTTATATTGAAACCCTCATCTTTGCTTTAAAATATTCGATTGTCTTTGTTAGTCCCTCCGTTAATTCAACTGTCGGTTTCCACCCCAGGACAGAAGTTGCCCTTGCAATATCAGGCTGTCTTACCTTGGGGTCATCTTCAGGAAGGGGTGTATTAATTATCCTGCTTTTACTGCCTGTAAGTGAGAGTATCTCTTTTGCCATGCCAACCACCGTCATTTCGTGCGGATTACCAATGTTGACAGGCATTTTATAATCTGACATCAATAGCCTGTATATACCATCAACCATATCATCTATGTAGCAGAAACTCCTTGTCTGCAAACCGTCTCCAAAAACTGTTACATCCTCGTCCCTGAGTGCCTGAGCTATAAAGTTGGGAATAGCCCTCCCGTCCCTTATCCTCATCCTGGGTCCATAAGTATTAAATATCCTGACAATCCTTGTATCTACCTGGTGGTATCTGTGATATGCCATTGTCATAGCCTCTGCAAACCTTTTTGCCTCGTCGTAGACCCCTCGAGGGCCCACAGGATTCACATTGCCCCAGTAGTCTTCATTTTGAGGGTGGATTAGCGGATCACCATAAGTCTCAGATGTGGAAGCCAGAAGAAACCTCGCCTTTTTCTCTTTGGCCAGACCAAGAACTTTATGAGTGCCCAGGGAACCAACTTTTAGTGTCTGAATCGGATACTCCATGTAGTCAAGGGGACTAGCCGGACTTGCGAAGTGAAGTATATAGTCAAGATCCCCCTTAATATATATATAGTTTGTTACATCATAATTTATGAAAGAAAACCTGCTGCTTTGTATGTGACTTATATTATCCGATGAACCTGTGATGAGATTATCCATGCAGATAACCTCATCTCCTCCGGCAAGAAACCTGTCACAGAGATGAGACCCTAAAAAACCTGCGCCGCCTGTTATTAATACCTTAGCCATATCTTTTACCTCTTTATTCTGAACTCCCTGACCTTACCCGCATCCTCTCCCTGAGAAATTGCATATTCATCATTGTATTCTTCACATTGCTAATTGCTCTCTTTGACGCGGCTGTATCCTACTTCTGACCTTTGACGCCTTCAGCTTGACTGCCTCCTGACGTCGGTTTACCTGATCCCTGCAGAGGGCCCTTTGTTAAATCCGGGGAATCTCCCCTAAGCTTGCCTAAACGGGCCTTTGCCTCCTGACTCCAGGCAGATGATGAATATGTCTTTATTAAATTATCGTATTGCTCTATCGCTGAAGCTGTATCACCTGAAGCCTCATAAGCCATGGCCATCTCATAAACAGCTCTGTCTTTTATCAATGCAGTCTTTAGCGAGAGCACCTTTTTGAATGTTGATAGGGCATCAGTGTAATCACCCTTTGCCATGTATGCTGAACCAAGATTGATATATACCAGAGGAAGTATTGTATCCTGCTCAGGAAATTTGTCAATAAAGATCTTGTATACCCTGATGGCATCATCATATTGTCCAAGGGCTGAGTAACTATTGCCAATATAATAATAAGCTATACGTGCACTCTTGCTGCCTGAATATTTGTCAGCAATTTCCTGAAACATAGATATTGACTTTGAATAGTTTTCTTCCTGGAAGTAATTGTAAGCGCTATACTCCATAGCAGAGGCTTTCTTATCCCAATGAGATGTCAGAAGTTTATATGATATCGCACCGGCAATAATGATAACGATAGCTGATACCGCTATAATCAGCGGCATTTTGTACTTTTCAAATATTCCGGTTGACCTGGTCTCAATCTCCTGTAAAATGGCATGCAAGTCTTCTGGTTGACTTGATCCTTCTTTTTTTCTGGGTACCCGTTTCTTTATTTTCACAAAATCACCTCTTTATATAGTTTGTAAATCAAATTCCTAAACTTATAAATACTATGTAATTCAACTTTCCTTGTCAAGTGGCCAATTGTATGGTATCTATTTATAAGTGAATCAAACCTTTCATAACCTTAAGTACATTGAAAAAAAAAGATGGGAACTATTAAGTCTTGAATTATTAGTCCTCTCTTTCCTCACTATTTCCATCATAGTATTGTCTCTCCTTGAACAAAAGTATTTAACTCTCTTATTTTTGCCAATTCTTACGGTATTATTCTCTGCCTACATAATTAACAAACAGCGGGAATTAAAGAAACTTGATGAAGACCTTTCAGAGGAGCTGTTCAGGAATGTTGAAGAGAAGATGAAGGCAGCCTCAATGCAAGAGAGACTAAGAGAAGTAACCCTGCTATACAGGGCAGGCCGCATAACGGTTTCATCTCTAACACTGCAAATGAAGCTCGACAAGATGCTGCATCTTGCTTTCAATATGGTAAATGCCAATAGAGCGTCAATCATGTTGATAAATGAGAGAATGGGGAACTTTGTAGTTGCAAGCTCTATAGGCAATTACCCGGACATAGTAAGGGCCAATTCGCAAAGGGTGGATGAAGGCGTAGCGGGATGGGTCTGCAAACACGGGACACCTCTGATCCTTACAGGGAAAGTTAATGATGACAGGTTTCACAACTTCCAGGACAAGCCTGAAGATATCTCTTCTTCGATTTGCCTGCCCATAAAACTGAAAGGACAGGTAATAGGAGCGCTTAATTTAAATTATCAGCATGAACAAAAAAGGGTTTTTACAGAACACGATGTACGTTTATTGTCCATCTTTGCAAGATATATCTCGACAACAATTGAGCAAACACAGATTTCTTTAAAGAAACAATCAATCCAGGCTTAATGAATTCCTTGTTTTTGCATTCTTGCAAAAGATCTTCGCACCTATAATACCGAGTTCATACAATATTATAAGTGGAACAGCCATTAATAATTGATTAAATACATCAGGAGTCGGTGTTAATACGGCTGCCACTATAAAATTGACAAGAATGGCATACTTGCGGTTCTTTGTTAAAAATCCTATGGTAAGAATCCCTGTTTTAGTAAGAAAAATAATCACAATCGGAAGTTCGAAAATTAAGCCAAATGCCAGCATGAACTTCATAACAAAATCCAGATATGAACCGATTGATATCATGGGAGTCAGGTTCGACGTCTTGTATGTAAACAGAAATTCAAGAGCATATCTGAGAATAACAAAATAACAGAAAAGAACTCCAAGTACGAAGGAAACTATACCTACAATCAGAAAGGGCAGTGCATATTTTCGTTCATTTCCATAAAGCCCGGGTGATGCAAACCTCCACAACTGGTAAAGAATTACAGGCATGGCAATAAAAAACCCTGCAAGAAATGCCACCTTAAAGTTAGTCCAGAGTGCCTCGGCAGGGGATAAGAACACGAAGCTATGCTTGTGCTCACTGCTTATAAGATCTGTTAGAATTTTAAGAAGATCTTCAGAAAAATAAAAGGAAATAACGAACCCGGCAACAACCGCTACTACGGATACAATCAGACAAGTCCTTAGCTCTGCCAGGTGCCCTGTCAGAGACATCTTCTTGTCTGAGAATGTCTCATTTACATTATCATTACTCATCTATTCCGCTTCTTACATCTTTCTTAGACGCTCTTCTTTCCTGCCTTCTGCTTACTTTCCTCTTCCCGGAATATCTTGAGCATTATATCCTTTGCAAGAAGTTTCTCCTTCTGTAGATTCTTTCGAAGAACCTCGTCTTCAGGTGTAAGTACGTGCTTTCTGTTCAGACTCCGTATTTCCCGTTCAAGCCTGTCATGTTTTTCCTCCATTAGCAGATACTCATCATTCTCCCTGCGCAGTTTTTCTTTCAAAGCCACACGCTTCTCTTTCATAAATCCCCCTCTCCGGCCCCATTAAAGCTCAAGGGCCATAACAAGTGCATCTTCCACAGGATTCTTATAGTACTTGGTTCTGCATACAATAACATTAAATCCAAATTTTCTATACAATTCCTGAGCCGCCATATTAGACCGCCTCACTTCCAATAATACGGTCTTTACACCATCTATTTTCCAGTAATCAATTGCAAATAGTAAGATGATTCGAGCGATGCCTTTTCTTCTGTAATTCTTTAGTACTGCAATGTTCATAATATGTGCTTCATCAACTACGCGCCAGAAGCAAAAATATCCAACTAATTTCCCTGAAATCTGCCTGGCCACCCAGAGACGCGAAAATGAATTAAACAATTCTGAATGAAACATCTCAATGGCCCATGGATCAGAAAAGGCCTCTCGTTCAATCTGCATAACATCAAAGAGGTCCTCTTCTTTCATATCTTCAATTACGATGTTGTCCTCTCTGATCAATACCATCCCTCTGCCGGCCTCCTGCTTCCCCGTACGATTATCCCTGTCTTGCCATAAACTTAATCTCTGCCTCAGACTTACGTATATAGACAGGGACCAGACTTCCGGAACCGGCCTTGCCCTTCTGAAAGTTTTGCAGACCCAATATTGCAACAGATATCCCGGAAGGCAGTATAGTATTGGCAGGGGCAAAAAATGCCAGATCTCCCAGATGTCTCTTTAACAGATCCCTGTAGACATGTACCCCATCCCCTGTAAACATAACTGGTTCATTGAGCCTGTCAATGAGCTTATCGGGGGATATTACAAAATCATCTGTCTGCCTGATAATACTACCATTGTCCGTATATTTAAAGAGGGCCGTATAAACCTCACTTTTCTTAGCGTCGAGGAGTGGACAGACGAGATACCTGCAAAACGGGGTATTAAATGCAAGCGCCTCGAGAGTAGATACAGGAACAACACTCTTTCCAGATACCAAACTGAGCCCTTTGACCGTACCCAGACCTATCCTCAGTCCTGTAAAAGAACCAGGCCCTATTGAGATTGCCAAACACTCTATCTGATCCAGGGTAATTTGTACACTCTCAATAAGACCGGAGACAGCCTCCATCAATCTCTCAGAATGAGTTCTCTCAATATTGAGGCTAATCTGACCAAGGGGCCTGTCATCATCAATAATACCAACACTACCCATCATGGTGGATGTATCTACACCTATTACCTTCATTTCTTAACCTCATTATATACTATCTTCTTA from Nitrospirota bacterium includes:
- the tsaB gene encoding tRNA (adenosine(37)-N6)-threonylcarbamoyltransferase complex dimerization subunit type 1 TsaB gives rise to the protein MKVIGVDTSTMMGSVGIIDDDRPLGQISLNIERTHSERLMEAVSGLIESVQITLDQIECLAISIGPGSFTGLRIGLGTVKGLSLVSGKSVVPVSTLEALAFNTPFCRYLVCPLLDAKKSEVYTALFKYTDNGSIIRQTDDFVISPDKLIDRLNEPVMFTGDGVHVYRDLLKRHLGDLAFFAPANTILPSGISVAILGLQNFQKGKAGSGSLVPVYIRKSEAEIKFMARQG
- a CDS encoding SDR family oxidoreductase; the protein is MAKVLITGGAGFLGSHLCDRFLAGGDEVICMDNLITGSSDNISHIQSSRFSFINYDVTNYIYIKGDLDYILHFASPASPLDYMEYPIQTLKVGSLGTHKVLGLAKEKKARFLLASTSETYGDPLIHPQNEDYWGNVNPVGPRGVYDEAKRFAEAMTMAYHRYHQVDTRIVRIFNTYGPRMRIRDGRAIPNFIAQALRDEDVTVFGDGLQTRSFCYIDDMVDGIYRLLMSDYKMPVNIGNPHEMTVVGMAKEILSLTGSKSRIINTPLPEDDPKVRQPDIARATSVLGWKPTVELTEGLTKTIEYFKAKMRVSI
- a CDS encoding DUF3108 domain-containing protein, with protein sequence MKSITTYIVIFLFITLSFSSSSSAIPFSSGERLVFDVSWYGVNGGTSVFEVSNAVYDNKSVLKISSELKSNSVISLFYPVKDVVESYVDIKSLQPYKYRSRQQEGSYRSDKEIVFNRDDNLATFINHKSGGKRQISKIPSGVHDPLSVVYFLRTIPLQTGQSVNIEVHDGKKTWTVVFLVMDKEKVVVPAGTFDTLKVKTLIKFEGLFVNKGEVFIWFTDDEVKMPVKMESKVKVGTITAQLIEKQGIGYGSY
- a CDS encoding RidA family protein encodes the protein MSDDVKKVVSAKKAPVAIGPYSQAIKFGKFLFISGQIPVNPATNETVNGPIEDQVVQVISNIKVILEAAGMELTDIVKTTLFLKRLEDFDRVNNIYKSYFSDNPPARSTVEVSNLPKDARIEIEAIACR
- a CDS encoding PilZ domain-containing protein, yielding MLPIDRRENVRIIDKIPLAYRFVTAEDIAENNRPERYFPYIWNKYPQLLPSEELEENHTKLLNHIIDLHRKMDILIETVAPECRTIVEIPKEQDVCISASGIRIHLDTPATAGQLMILCIVLPFIPPASIFVTGEVIRRDMSEDLIPDEKNYFETVINFLTIKEDDRETLIKYIFKRQRDMLRDRALEKGEVMQALSENDE
- a CDS encoding GAF domain-containing protein, translated to MNQTFHNLKYIEKKRWELLSLELLVLSFLTISIIVLSLLEQKYLTLLFLPILTVLFSAYIINKQRELKKLDEDLSEELFRNVEEKMKAASMQERLREVTLLYRAGRITVSSLTLQMKLDKMLHLAFNMVNANRASIMLINERMGNFVVASSIGNYPDIVRANSQRVDEGVAGWVCKHGTPLILTGKVNDDRFHNFQDKPEDISSSICLPIKLKGQVIGALNLNYQHEQKRVFTEHDVRLLSIFARYISTTIEQTQISLKKQSIQA
- a CDS encoding DUF465 domain-containing protein, yielding MKEKRVALKEKLRRENDEYLLMEEKHDRLEREIRSLNRKHVLTPEDEVLRKNLQKEKLLAKDIMLKIFREEESKQKAGKKSV
- a CDS encoding GGDEF domain-containing protein is translated as MEKKIDQELYKKLQKVNSALRIQKKKLLEEKNALKKWGDDLSCLNELSKAIVSTLDSDKIISSAAAIMQDIVPHDVFCVVLFKQKKLWVFSTMQLYVADTEEIKKYVLQTIKKVVETDDNDDYKVEINCIKTDQTESLGFNSKLSGRLCYPIEIGDTRIGALHLIRKMDKQFTGYEHNLGSMLVSTLALALRNSEIHREVKELATTDSLTGLFNNRYFYESLTRTFKSTMRYQNPVSLLMIDVDNFKHINDQHGHQAGDAVLHEISNRLIRSLREIDVPARYGGDEIAIILPETTVEQAFFAAKRLKRILEEQPVFFKEQNIRVTASFGVVSCPSPGIKSVDDMISVADKALYDAKKSGRNRIEVSGRLFTHDNSFLGPFVF
- the tatC gene encoding twin-arginine translocase subunit TatC, producing MSNDNVNETFSDKKMSLTGHLAELRTCLIVSVVAVVAGFVISFYFSEDLLKILTDLISSEHKHSFVFLSPAEALWTNFKVAFLAGFFIAMPVILYQLWRFASPGLYGNERKYALPFLIVGIVSFVLGVLFCYFVILRYALEFLFTYKTSNLTPMISIGSYLDFVMKFMLAFGLIFELPIVIIFLTKTGILTIGFLTKNRKYAILVNFIVAAVLTPTPDVFNQLLMAVPLIILYELGIIGAKIFCKNAKTRNSLSLD
- a CDS encoding 50S ribosomal protein L28, yielding MARECKVCGKGRRSGNNVSHANNRTKRVFHPNLQRVRVIVNSAPKYIMACTRCLRSNRVQKAV
- the recG gene encoding ATP-dependent DNA helicase RecG → MEFHSDIQYVKGVGPARVRLFNRLGLFTVEDLLYYFPFRYEDRGNLTSIKELYRSSNPGFTTVQGKIVSAMVVVTPRQRKKIFEAVIGDETGYITAKWFNQSFLKDVLRKGTTVVVSGHVKSDYRGSGICMEGPEYEVIGSEDNDLIHTGRIVPVYHVTNGLSQKTIRAIIKGVLDSTNIPEMLSPEILVRYNLPELNNSINDVHFPPEGSALDSLNNGETLAYKRLVFEEFFLLEAGLALKKGIVLKESGTSFEINDQMTEKLYSLLPFKLTDAQQRVISEIKEDMTAPHPMNRLLQGDVGCGKTVVALWAMLMAVENDYQSVIMAPTGILAEQHYRNIKKYLDTLGIPSALLTGSIKPGEKSAILDDIANGRARIIVGTHALLEEGVKFQRLGLSVIDEQHKFGVLQRAALKKKGYSPDVLIMTATPIPRTLALTVYGDLNLSVIDELPPERTPVQTRWLYGKNRKDAFYIMQEELGKGRQVYVIYPLVEESEKVDLKGAVEMAEKLREAFKGYNTGLLHGRMKNTEKEMIMEDFKNNNIHILVSTTVVEVGIDVPNATAMVIEHAERFGLSQLHQLRGRVGRGGGKSCCLLLTDGFISEDGRRRLTVMERTNNGFEIAEEDLSIRGPGDFFGTRQAGLPELKVANILRNSKVLETARREAFDLVAKDPMLTHPDHKVLRNAIERRWKDKLILS
- a CDS encoding tetratricopeptide repeat protein; this encodes MKIKKRVPRKKEGSSQPEDLHAILQEIETRSTGIFEKYKMPLIIAVSAIVIIIAGAISYKLLTSHWDKKASAMEYSAYNYFQEENYSKSISMFQEIADKYSGSKSARIAYYYIGNSYSALGQYDDAIRVYKIFIDKFPEQDTILPLVYINLGSAYMAKGDYTDALSTFKKVLSLKTALIKDRAVYEMAMAYEASGDTASAIEQYDNLIKTYSSSAWSQEAKARLGKLRGDSPDLTKGPLQGSGKPTSGGSQAEGVKGQK
- the rimI gene encoding ribosomal protein S18-alanine N-acetyltransferase, yielding MVLIREDNIVIEDMKEEDLFDVMQIEREAFSDPWAIEMFHSELFNSFSRLWVARQISGKLVGYFCFWRVVDEAHIMNIAVLKNYRRKGIARIILLFAIDYWKIDGVKTVLLEVRRSNMAAQELYRKFGFNVIVCRTKYYKNPVEDALVMALEL